A region of Paractinoplanes abujensis DNA encodes the following proteins:
- a CDS encoding three-helix bundle dimerization domain-containing protein, whose translation MTEPAGQGGLTDPEIALRHQTEALTQRFPDVDPDELADRVHQTYDQLEEAATVDTHLVAMTEKQVTEDLREQGETVHVRSDDNG comes from the coding sequence ATGACCGAACCCGCCGGCCAAGGTGGTCTGACCGACCCGGAGATCGCGCTCCGGCACCAGACCGAGGCGCTGACCCAGCGCTTCCCCGACGTCGACCCCGACGAGCTCGCCGACCGCGTGCACCAGACCTACGACCAGCTGGAGGAGGCGGCCACCGTCGACACGCACCTGGTCGCCATGACCGAGAAACAGGTCACCGAGGACCTGCGCGAGCAAGGTGAGACGGTGCACGTCCGCAGCGATGACAACGGCTGA
- a CDS encoding alpha/beta hydrolase, with the protein MTTPLVFIHGLWLHATSWNPWIEMFAAEGYAPIAPGWPGDPDTVAEARETPESIADHGIDDVVEHFAQIIRGLDAPPILIGHSFGGMIAQKLLGQDLARAAVAIDAAQIKGVLPLPLSALRATLPVFKNPANKHRAVSLTAEQFRFAFGNAIPAAESDALFEQWTIPAPGKPLFEAAAANFDPHSPAKVDTANQNRGPLLLMTGGKDHTVPEAVTRATLKQYRHSEAVTDITEFPDRGHSLTIDSGWREVAGTALAWLRKQGL; encoded by the coding sequence ATGACGACACCGCTTGTGTTCATCCACGGTCTCTGGCTGCATGCGACCTCGTGGAACCCGTGGATCGAGATGTTCGCCGCCGAGGGCTACGCGCCGATCGCGCCCGGCTGGCCCGGCGACCCCGACACCGTGGCCGAGGCCCGCGAGACCCCCGAGAGCATCGCCGACCACGGCATCGACGACGTGGTCGAGCACTTCGCGCAGATCATCCGCGGTCTGGACGCGCCCCCGATCCTGATCGGTCACTCCTTCGGCGGCATGATCGCGCAGAAGCTGCTCGGGCAGGACCTGGCCCGGGCCGCCGTCGCGATCGACGCCGCCCAGATCAAGGGCGTGCTGCCGCTGCCGCTGTCGGCGCTGCGGGCCACCCTGCCAGTGTTCAAGAACCCGGCCAACAAGCACCGCGCGGTGTCGCTGACCGCCGAGCAGTTCCGGTTCGCGTTCGGCAACGCGATCCCCGCGGCGGAATCGGACGCGCTGTTCGAGCAGTGGACGATCCCGGCCCCCGGCAAGCCGCTGTTCGAGGCGGCCGCGGCCAACTTCGACCCGCACTCGCCGGCCAAGGTCGACACAGCCAACCAGAACCGCGGGCCGCTGCTGCTGATGACCGGGGGCAAGGACCACACCGTGCCCGAGGCGGTCACCCGGGCCACGCTCAAGCAGTACCGGCACTCCGAGGCGGTCACCGACATCACCGAGTTCCCCGACCGGGGTCACTCGCTGACGATCGACAGCGGCTGGCGCGAGGTCGCCGGCACCGCACTGGCCTGGCTGCGGAAGCAGGGTCTCTGA
- a CDS encoding LuxR C-terminal-related transcriptional regulator gives MFVGRHEEQRMLAGLVAGVRDGRSGTLVLAGEPGTGKTSLLGQAGGVRVVPIAGAEPEMCLGYAALHRLLRPWLPRLDALPAPQAGALRTAFGHTAGGPADRYLVGMATLTLLAGVSTPEPLICVIDDAQWLDRETADALTFVARRLHAEALGLLFATRPDGLARLGGLPVTTLTGLPRADARSLLTARVAGHLDDTVADHLAAGTGGNPLALIELARTLTPGQLAGLVPLPAPLPVGDLLETHFLGQISPLPAPARLLLLLVSVASPGDPALLWRAAVQLGIAAHEADVALSAGLLTPALDFRHPLIRSAVHRGADPSDRRRVHAALAAVHDPVRDPDRHAWHRAQATIGLDEDVAALLEKASERGGHAVRAAFLARAADLSPGPRAQASRLVAAARAHLVLGDPVAAGQMLDRAEPGLDRPVPRALARQARATAEMYAGRYDAAPRILLEAAASITAEDAPLARRMMFEALQAMLVTSDQATMLELARTVLAAPAPADPFLIGFATRITGDYRTAVPLLRDALAAVDTDDGLPLAVISILAADDLWDEEAGRRAWSRLEAYDRDNGALGSLRTTLAVGVAWELRAGRFDAAEALQDELTGLSRVVGQPMRGEPQRIELLAWQGRETEARALAAAATGLGFLVRNSLAVLEISLGDYPAALACVQPSLEWDKPGAATRSLPEIVEAGVRSGDHETAKTALVRMEQRAPVSGTPWALGLLARCRALMADDPDALYREALDHLGRTRIVTELARTHLLYGEWLRRRRRRADARVHLHHAHDLFTHMGAAAFVSRTRSELLATGEVFPAPAARTGGHLTPQERQVATLAAAGSTNTEIAARLFLSTSTVEYHLTRIYRKLGITSRRKLAAAL, from the coding sequence ATGTTCGTCGGTCGTCACGAGGAACAACGGATGCTGGCCGGACTGGTGGCCGGGGTGCGCGACGGCCGCAGCGGCACGCTGGTGCTGGCCGGCGAACCCGGCACCGGCAAGACCAGCCTGCTGGGCCAGGCCGGCGGTGTCCGGGTCGTGCCGATCGCCGGGGCCGAGCCCGAGATGTGCCTCGGCTACGCGGCCCTGCACCGGCTGCTACGACCCTGGCTGCCCCGCCTCGACGCGCTGCCCGCACCCCAGGCCGGCGCCCTGCGCACGGCGTTCGGGCACACCGCCGGCGGCCCCGCCGACCGCTACCTCGTCGGCATGGCCACGCTGACCCTGCTGGCCGGCGTGTCCACACCGGAACCCCTGATCTGCGTGATCGACGACGCGCAGTGGCTCGACCGGGAAACGGCCGACGCGCTCACGTTCGTCGCCCGCCGCCTGCACGCCGAAGCCCTGGGCCTGCTCTTCGCCACCCGCCCCGACGGCCTGGCGCGGCTGGGCGGGCTGCCCGTCACGACGCTGACCGGCCTGCCCCGCGCCGACGCCCGCAGCCTGCTGACAGCCCGCGTCGCCGGGCACCTCGACGACACGGTGGCTGACCACCTCGCCGCCGGCACCGGGGGCAACCCGCTGGCCCTGATCGAGCTGGCCCGCACCCTGACCCCGGGCCAGCTGGCCGGCCTGGTCCCGCTGCCCGCCCCGCTCCCCGTCGGCGACCTGCTCGAGACGCACTTCCTGGGGCAGATCAGCCCGCTGCCCGCGCCCGCCCGCCTGTTGCTGCTGCTCGTGTCGGTCGCGTCGCCCGGCGACCCGGCACTGCTCTGGCGGGCCGCGGTGCAGCTGGGCATCGCCGCCCACGAAGCCGACGTCGCGCTGTCGGCCGGCCTTCTGACGCCGGCGCTCGACTTCCGGCACCCGCTGATCCGCTCGGCCGTGCATCGCGGCGCCGACCCGTCCGACCGGCGGCGGGTGCATGCCGCCCTGGCCGCCGTGCACGACCCCGTACGGGATCCGGACCGGCACGCGTGGCATCGCGCGCAGGCCACGATCGGGCTCGACGAGGACGTGGCCGCGCTGCTGGAGAAGGCGTCGGAACGCGGCGGCCATGCCGTACGGGCGGCCTTCCTGGCCCGCGCGGCCGACCTCTCACCCGGCCCCCGCGCGCAGGCGTCGCGGCTGGTCGCGGCGGCCCGGGCCCACCTGGTGCTGGGTGACCCGGTGGCGGCCGGGCAGATGCTCGACCGCGCCGAACCCGGCCTCGACCGTCCCGTGCCCCGCGCGCTGGCCCGCCAGGCCCGGGCCACCGCCGAGATGTACGCGGGGCGCTACGACGCGGCACCCCGGATCCTGCTGGAGGCGGCCGCCTCGATCACCGCCGAGGACGCCCCGCTGGCCCGCCGGATGATGTTCGAGGCGCTGCAGGCCATGCTGGTCACCAGCGATCAGGCCACCATGCTGGAGCTGGCTCGCACGGTGCTGGCCGCCCCAGCGCCGGCGGACCCGTTCCTGATCGGCTTCGCCACCCGCATCACCGGCGACTACCGCACCGCCGTGCCGCTGCTGCGCGACGCGCTGGCCGCCGTGGACACCGACGACGGCCTGCCGCTCGCCGTGATCAGCATCCTCGCCGCCGACGACCTGTGGGACGAGGAAGCGGGCCGGCGGGCGTGGAGCCGGCTCGAAGCGTACGACCGGGACAACGGCGCCCTGGGCTCGTTGCGCACCACCCTCGCCGTCGGTGTCGCCTGGGAACTGCGGGCGGGCCGTTTCGACGCCGCCGAGGCGCTGCAGGACGAACTGACCGGCCTGTCCCGCGTGGTCGGCCAGCCGATGCGCGGCGAGCCGCAACGCATCGAACTGCTGGCCTGGCAGGGCCGCGAGACCGAGGCGCGGGCGCTGGCCGCCGCCGCGACCGGCCTCGGCTTCCTGGTCCGCAACTCCCTGGCCGTCCTGGAGATCAGCCTCGGCGACTACCCGGCCGCGCTGGCCTGCGTCCAACCCTCGCTCGAGTGGGACAAGCCGGGCGCCGCCACCCGATCCCTCCCCGAGATCGTGGAAGCCGGCGTGCGCAGCGGCGACCACGAGACGGCCAAAACGGCCCTCGTACGGATGGAGCAGCGCGCCCCCGTCAGCGGCACCCCGTGGGCCCTGGGCCTGCTCGCGCGCTGCCGGGCCTTGATGGCCGACGACCCCGACGCTCTGTACCGGGAGGCGCTGGACCACCTCGGCCGCACCCGGATCGTCACCGAACTCGCGCGCACCCACCTGCTCTACGGCGAATGGTTGCGCCGCCGGCGCCGCCGAGCCGACGCACGGGTCCACCTGCACCACGCCCATGACCTGTTCACCCACATGGGTGCGGCCGCTTTCGTTTCCCGTACGCGGTCCGAACTGCTCGCGACAGGCGAAGTCTTCCCCGCCCCCGCCGCCCGCACCGGCGGCCACCTCACTCCGCAGGAACGTCAGGTCGCCACCCTGGCCGCCGCCGGGTCCACCAACACCGAGATCGCCGCCCGCCTGTTCCTCAGCACCTCCACCGTCGAATACCACCTGACCCGCATCTACCGGAAACTCGGCATCACGTCCCGCCGCAAACTGGCCGCCGCCCTCTGA
- a CDS encoding class I SAM-dependent methyltransferase, whose translation MLPDDLAGLRTIELGCGTASVSAWLARLCAPPVGVDISSEQLATARAMQNEFGVDFPLQAPARSDPRPLPGPTPESAAHHHPATVEGQDRVNRAGGRPLLCGQVRLGRDQLGGCVRA comes from the coding sequence GTGCTCCCCGACGACCTGGCCGGGCTCCGCACGATCGAACTGGGCTGCGGCACCGCTTCCGTCTCGGCGTGGCTGGCTCGACTCTGCGCCCCACCCGTCGGCGTCGACATCTCGTCCGAACAGCTCGCTACCGCGCGGGCGATGCAGAACGAGTTCGGCGTCGACTTCCCCCTGCAGGCCCCAGCGCGATCAGATCCTCGACCGCTGCCCGGTCCGACCCCCGAGTCTGCGGCTCACCACCATCCTGCGACAGTCGAAGGTCAGGATCGGGTGAATCGCGCGGGCGGGCGGCCTCTACTGTGTGGGCAGGTCCGGTTGGGTCGGGATCAGCTCGGCGGCTGTGTCCGGGCCTGA
- a CDS encoding AAA family ATPase gives MTLFVGRAGESEQLRACADEVRAGGSRLAVIEGEAGIGKSALLSSFAESLSDFTVLRATADSSETDFPYGVIGQLASRVAPEGSLAAPAADASPHVIGGQLLLLLGELQKPGRPVAVIVDDLHWADRQSTRALGFVLRRLWSDRVLTLLATRPAAEPLDQLLRSADQATKVLLGGLDGDAVARLAGVMLEGPLTPGLIDRLHDYTGGHPLHLRTVLAEVPADVLRDEGLRRWPVPRSLLVAIKAQLDRLPAESRDLLDALAVLDARVPLAAAGRLAGLADPARALGPALAAGLAVWWPNEPQSPVGLVHSLQRDALYDALGPGRRRVLHAGAAHLVGTAASWAHRVAAASTTDEGLAAELEQSGLAEAAAGRNAVAATRLRWASALSAGRDDRERRLLTACAQSLLTLRADTALPLRPQVEDCAPGPLRSCVLGIMDMMTGRIPTAEAHLRQAREEPGAGWVAALAALFLAQITIAGGRGAETVEIARQTLTIGDLDPATTDLARALVATGRMWHAGPRAALDDLTHLPESSVDVRDDNLDTLATRGVMRLFLGHLPGARTDLRTVALRDQQGASSRLGPATLALQSVVHYLAGEWDESASAADRARAVAVSQDQLAFDAAGRFASVCVDAGRGDWDRAERRLGELATIVQSFGSPPDIVYSSLAAATVAQARADDAGLLQALQPLLTGTSLRYQPFRLWQQALLAEALTGAGRLDDAEAVLHDLRDEHDGGYLRDVVARLGGRIAEARNRPGDAEETYRRALVAEVDDDTAPLYRARLEHSYGKLLLATGSASRRDAATWLTRAHRRFGTLRAEPFRQRCEQDLTAAGLTTADSHPGRPLTLTERELSVAHVIAQGRTNQEAAAELYVSQKTVEYHLSRIYAKLGISSRRLLADALRDPSLGV, from the coding sequence GTGACGCTCTTCGTCGGCCGGGCGGGGGAGTCCGAGCAGCTGAGGGCCTGCGCCGACGAGGTGCGGGCCGGTGGGTCGCGGCTGGCCGTGATCGAGGGCGAGGCCGGCATCGGCAAGAGCGCCCTGCTGAGCAGCTTCGCCGAGTCGCTGAGCGACTTCACCGTTCTGCGAGCCACCGCCGATTCCTCCGAGACCGATTTCCCGTACGGGGTGATCGGGCAACTGGCGAGCCGTGTCGCACCGGAGGGATCGCTGGCCGCGCCCGCCGCCGACGCGTCGCCGCACGTGATCGGCGGGCAGCTGCTCCTGCTGCTGGGTGAGCTGCAGAAGCCGGGCCGGCCGGTCGCGGTGATCGTGGACGACCTGCATTGGGCCGACCGGCAGTCGACGCGGGCGCTCGGCTTCGTGCTGCGGCGGCTGTGGTCCGACCGGGTGCTGACCCTGCTGGCGACCCGGCCGGCCGCTGAGCCGCTGGACCAGCTGCTGCGTTCCGCCGACCAGGCGACGAAGGTGCTGCTCGGCGGCCTGGACGGCGACGCGGTGGCGAGGCTGGCGGGCGTGATGCTCGAGGGCCCGCTGACGCCGGGGCTCATCGACCGGTTGCACGACTACACCGGCGGCCACCCGCTGCACCTGCGCACGGTGCTGGCCGAGGTGCCCGCCGACGTGCTGCGCGACGAAGGCCTGCGCCGCTGGCCGGTGCCGCGCTCGCTGCTGGTCGCCATCAAGGCCCAGCTCGACCGGCTGCCCGCGGAGTCCCGCGACCTGCTGGACGCGCTGGCCGTGCTGGACGCCAGGGTGCCGCTGGCCGCGGCCGGGCGGCTGGCCGGGCTGGCCGATCCGGCCCGGGCGCTCGGCCCGGCGCTGGCGGCCGGCCTGGCTGTGTGGTGGCCCAACGAGCCGCAGAGCCCCGTCGGCCTGGTGCACTCCCTGCAACGCGACGCGCTCTACGACGCGCTCGGCCCCGGACGCCGCCGCGTCCTGCACGCCGGCGCGGCCCACCTCGTCGGCACGGCCGCGAGCTGGGCCCATCGGGTGGCCGCGGCGTCGACCACCGACGAGGGCCTGGCCGCCGAGCTCGAACAGTCCGGGCTGGCCGAGGCCGCGGCCGGGCGCAACGCCGTGGCCGCCACCCGCCTGCGCTGGGCCTCGGCGCTGTCCGCGGGCCGCGACGACCGGGAACGGCGGCTGCTCACCGCGTGCGCCCAGTCGCTGCTCACCCTGCGGGCCGACACCGCCCTGCCGCTGCGGCCGCAGGTCGAGGACTGCGCGCCGGGCCCGCTGCGCAGCTGCGTCCTCGGGATCATGGACATGATGACGGGCCGCATCCCCACCGCCGAGGCCCACCTGAGACAGGCGCGGGAGGAGCCCGGAGCGGGCTGGGTGGCCGCCCTGGCCGCCCTGTTCCTGGCCCAGATCACGATCGCGGGCGGGCGCGGCGCGGAGACCGTCGAGATCGCCCGGCAGACCCTGACGATCGGCGACCTCGACCCGGCCACCACCGACCTGGCCCGCGCGCTGGTCGCCACCGGCCGCATGTGGCACGCCGGTCCCCGCGCCGCGCTGGACGACCTCACCCACCTGCCCGAGTCCAGCGTCGACGTGCGCGACGACAACCTCGACACCCTGGCCACCCGGGGCGTGATGCGGCTGTTCCTGGGGCACCTGCCCGGGGCCCGCACGGACCTGCGCACCGTCGCGCTGCGCGACCAGCAGGGCGCGAGCTCCCGGCTCGGCCCGGCCACGCTGGCCCTGCAGTCCGTCGTGCACTACCTGGCCGGCGAGTGGGACGAGAGCGCGTCGGCCGCCGACCGGGCCCGCGCCGTCGCCGTCTCCCAGGACCAGCTGGCCTTCGACGCGGCGGGCCGGTTCGCGTCGGTCTGCGTCGACGCCGGCCGCGGCGACTGGGACCGCGCCGAGCGCCGCCTGGGCGAACTGGCCACCATCGTGCAGTCGTTCGGGTCACCGCCCGACATCGTCTACTCGTCGCTGGCCGCGGCCACCGTGGCCCAGGCCCGGGCCGACGACGCCGGCCTCCTGCAGGCGCTGCAGCCGCTGCTCACCGGCACCAGCCTGCGCTATCAGCCCTTCCGGTTGTGGCAGCAGGCGTTGCTGGCCGAGGCGCTCACCGGCGCCGGGCGGCTCGACGACGCCGAGGCGGTGCTGCACGACCTGCGCGACGAGCACGACGGGGGTTACCTGCGCGACGTCGTGGCCCGGCTCGGCGGCCGGATCGCGGAGGCGCGCAACCGTCCCGGCGACGCCGAGGAGACGTACCGGCGGGCCCTGGTGGCCGAGGTCGACGACGACACCGCGCCGCTCTACCGTGCGCGCTTGGAGCACTCGTACGGGAAACTGCTCCTGGCGACGGGCAGCGCATCGCGCCGGGACGCGGCGACCTGGCTCACCCGGGCCCACCGCCGCTTCGGCACGCTGCGGGCCGAGCCGTTCCGGCAGCGCTGCGAGCAGGACCTGACCGCCGCCGGCCTGACCACCGCCGACAGCCACCCCGGCCGCCCCCTGACGCTGACCGAACGCGAGCTCTCGGTGGCCCACGTGATCGCTCAGGGCCGGACGAACCAGGAGGCCGCGGCCGAGCTCTACGTGAGCCAGAAGACCGTTGAGTACCACTTGTCCAGGATCTACGCCAAGCTGGGCATCTCGTCGCGCCGCCTGCTGGCCGACGCGCTCCGGGACCCTAGCCTCGGCGTTTAG
- a CDS encoding type II toxin-antitoxin system VapC family toxin — MSRYGIDAPTLLHLVANGLVADSGHQLVAPNTIRSEAMHLLLTDVRAGRRSDREALGLHERMTELKLRVLGDRVSRTTAWRIARDQNWDTLRDAEYLAVTRLQADALVTIDPSLATKAEGIVPLAPLEALLRPVDAAQ, encoded by the coding sequence ATGAGCCGGTACGGGATAGACGCGCCCACACTGCTCCACCTGGTCGCCAACGGCCTGGTGGCGGACAGCGGCCACCAGCTGGTCGCCCCGAACACGATCCGCTCGGAGGCGATGCACCTGCTGCTGACCGACGTCCGCGCCGGCCGTCGCTCGGACCGGGAGGCCCTCGGCCTGCACGAACGAATGACCGAACTCAAGCTGCGCGTCCTCGGCGACCGCGTCTCCCGGACAACGGCCTGGCGAATCGCCCGCGACCAGAACTGGGACACCTTGCGCGACGCCGAGTACCTGGCGGTGACCCGCTTACAGGCCGACGCCCTCGTGACGATCGACCCGTCCCTGGCCACCAAGGCGGAAGGCATCGTGCCCCTGGCCCCCCTGGAAGCGCTGCTCAGACCCGTGGACGCTGCGCAATGA
- a CDS encoding ABC transporter ATP-binding protein, translated as MTDTLVSLDNLKVHFPIKSGLLFDRTVGHVYAVDGVSLAIARGETYGLVGESGCGKSTLGRGLLRLVEPTAGGITFDGTDVRALTGERLRQFRRRMQMVFQDPMSSLDPRQSVESLLVEGLKAHGLQAGAAQRLRSTLDSVGLPASALRKYPHEFSGGQRQRIGIARALVLGPDLIVADEPVSALDVSIQAQVVNLLDDLQESLGLTYLVIAHDLAVIRHISDTIGVMYLGALVEEADADQLYARPLHPYTRALLSAVPIPDPQVEDRRERILLAGDLPSPADPPSGCRFRTRCPWAQERCASERPELRVFDSSGQRVACHFASEIRSGELRPHEVRPELVRPGSGPDTAAELIPTQPDLPTQ; from the coding sequence GTGACCGACACGCTGGTCTCGCTCGACAACCTCAAGGTCCACTTCCCGATCAAAAGCGGACTGCTCTTCGACCGTACGGTCGGGCACGTCTACGCCGTCGACGGCGTCTCCCTGGCCATCGCCCGCGGCGAAACCTACGGCCTGGTCGGCGAATCCGGTTGCGGCAAGTCGACCCTGGGCCGCGGCCTGCTGCGGTTGGTCGAGCCCACGGCGGGCGGAATCACCTTCGACGGTACGGATGTGCGCGCCCTCACGGGCGAACGCCTCCGGCAGTTCCGCCGCCGTATGCAAATGGTGTTCCAGGACCCGATGTCCAGCCTGGACCCGCGCCAATCGGTCGAGTCGCTGCTCGTCGAAGGCCTCAAAGCGCACGGCTTACAGGCCGGCGCCGCGCAACGACTGCGGTCCACGCTCGACTCGGTGGGGCTGCCGGCGTCGGCGCTGCGCAAGTATCCGCACGAGTTCTCCGGCGGCCAGCGCCAACGCATCGGCATCGCGCGCGCCCTGGTGCTGGGCCCCGACCTGATCGTGGCCGACGAGCCGGTGTCCGCGCTCGACGTGTCGATCCAGGCCCAGGTCGTCAACCTGCTCGACGACCTGCAGGAGTCCCTGGGCCTGACCTACTTGGTGATCGCCCACGACCTGGCCGTCATCCGCCACATCTCGGACACGATCGGCGTCATGTATCTGGGCGCGCTGGTCGAGGAGGCCGACGCCGATCAGCTGTACGCACGACCGCTGCACCCCTACACCCGAGCGTTGCTCTCGGCCGTCCCCATCCCCGACCCCCAGGTGGAAGACCGCCGCGAACGCATCCTCCTGGCCGGCGACCTGCCCTCCCCCGCCGACCCACCCAGCGGTTGCCGTTTCCGCACCCGCTGCCCCTGGGCCCAGGAGCGTTGCGCCTCGGAACGGCCGGAGCTGCGCGTGTTCGACTCCTCCGGCCAGCGGGTCGCCTGCCACTTCGCCTCCGAGATCCGCAGCGGCGAACTGCGCCCGCACGAGGTCCGCCCCGAACTGGTCCGCCCCGGCTCAGGCCCGGACACAGCCGCCGAGCTGATCCCGACCCAACCGGACCTGCCCACACAGTAG
- a CDS encoding SDR family NAD(P)-dependent oxidoreductase, translated as MDLGLAGKNVLVTGASRGIGLAVTQALAAEGASVTAVSKGGSAELKALEDTGRVVSVLADLTDPEAVVAAAAQADVLVNNVGAVRPRTGGFLSVTDDDWAATLQINLLTAVRMARAVLPGMVERGSGSIVTVSSVNAVLPDPLVLDYSAAKAALSSLCKSLSKEYGPAGIRVNTVSPGPVATALWLGDGGVARTVAGATGADPEAVAAAAAGGSVTGRFTRPEEVAALVVFLAGDQAANITGADVRIDGGLVTTLF; from the coding sequence ATGGACCTCGGGCTCGCGGGCAAGAACGTGCTCGTCACCGGGGCCAGCCGGGGCATCGGTCTGGCCGTCACGCAAGCGCTGGCCGCCGAGGGCGCGTCGGTGACGGCCGTGTCCAAGGGCGGCTCGGCCGAGCTCAAGGCCCTCGAGGACACGGGCCGTGTGGTCTCGGTCCTGGCCGACCTCACGGATCCGGAAGCCGTCGTGGCCGCGGCAGCTCAGGCGGATGTGCTGGTCAACAACGTCGGAGCCGTCCGGCCCCGCACCGGTGGCTTCCTGTCGGTGACCGACGACGACTGGGCGGCCACCCTGCAGATCAACCTCCTGACCGCCGTACGGATGGCCCGCGCGGTGCTGCCCGGAATGGTGGAACGCGGGTCGGGCAGCATCGTCACGGTCAGTTCGGTCAACGCCGTCCTGCCGGACCCGCTGGTGCTCGACTACAGCGCGGCCAAAGCCGCGCTGTCCAGCCTGTGCAAGTCGCTGTCCAAGGAATACGGACCGGCCGGCATCCGGGTCAACACGGTCAGCCCCGGCCCGGTCGCGACCGCGCTGTGGCTGGGCGACGGCGGGGTCGCCCGAACCGTGGCCGGGGCCACCGGCGCCGACCCGGAAGCGGTCGCCGCGGCCGCCGCCGGCGGCTCGGTCACCGGTCGCTTCACCCGGCCCGAGGAGGTCGCCGCCCTCGTCGTGTTCCTGGCCGGCGACCAGGCCGCCAACATCACCGGCGCCGACGTCCGCATCGACGGGGGCCTCGTCACCACCCTCTTCTAG